The following are encoded in a window of Amaranthus tricolor cultivar Red isolate AtriRed21 chromosome 2, ASM2621246v1, whole genome shotgun sequence genomic DNA:
- the LOC130806253 gene encoding uncharacterized protein LOC130806253 isoform X2, whose product MGLEANDEQWKQKFPAFPYKPYNIQLDFMNSLYQFLDRGGISMLESPTGTGKTLSIICSALQWLIDQKKKRKSTSGNQCPSDDEPDWMREFAVKKENPSQEKKKIGIRSKKFTETKHRTVGVCDLFGNESEIGNRCERNEKTGTFEGTNDCVLDDDDEFLVQEYESEQEDEEGGVSKRKGSVCLSSDEDEDEDAEDKLEEEEEGLKVYFCSRTHSQLSQFIRELRKTVFGSELKVVSLASRKNLCINQEVLKHESATSINERCLELQKSKKNGGYRMKKLEPGGKTRKKKALAGCPMLRKQKLLKDFLSDVSEHEALDIEDLVDLGTKLGTCPYYGSRRMVPTADLVVLPYQSLLSKSSRESLGLNLKNNIIIIDEAHNLADSLIHMYDAKITFSQLENVHQCLENYLDKFRSRLGPGNRRYIQTLMVLTRAFMQSIFDKNEASDNATCNAFDTSTQEVPSESSMTINDFLFSLNIDNINFVKLISYVKESRIIHKVSGYGDKLSCSDVFKSKDGGSTLSGFRALLDVLSSLTNKNVDGRIIVSKMRSEVLSEQGGFIKYVMLTGEKIFSEIANQAHAVVLAGGTLQPIDETRERLFPWLPSDNLHFFSCGHIIPRESILPIAVSSGPSGMSFDFSYSSRSLSKMIEELGLLFSNLVTIVPEGIVVFFSSFDYEDKVYEAWRTCGILQRITRKKRLFREPRSISDVEVVLKDYKDTIHKLSNITPNERQTSQNGAILLAVVGGKISEGINFSDGLGRCIVMVGLPYPSPSDIELIERIKHMEGITDTLQVPNHDVYNEGNRLAGFDILRRCKRRGKEYYENLCMKAVNQSIGRSIRHINDYAAILLVDSRYASDPSKRGYSHPANKLPQWIQDRLISSTSSYGEVHRLV is encoded by the exons ATGGGGTTAGAAGCTAACGATGAACAATGGAAGCAGAAATTCCCAGCATTTCCATACAAACCGTACAACATTCAGCTCGATTTCATGAACTCCCTTTATCAATTTCTTGATCGAGGCGGGATTTCCATGCTTGAAAGCCCCACTG GTACTGGGAAAACATTAAGCATCATTTGCAGTGCATTGCAGTGGCTCATTGATCAGAAGAAAAAACGAAAGTCTACTTCAGGAAATCAATGCCCATCTGATGATGAACCTGATTGGATGCGAGAATTTGCGGTAAAGAAAGAAAACCCTAGTCAGGAAAAGAAGAAAATTGGGATTCGGTCAAAGAAGTTCACTGAGACAAAACATCGAACAGTTGGCGTGTGTGATTTGTTTGGCAATGAGAGTGAAATTGGGAACCGTTGTGAGAGAAACGAGAAGACGGGTACTTTCGAGGGGACTAACGACTGTGTATTGGACGATGATGATGAGTTTTTAGTACAAGAGTATGAGAGTgaacaagaagatgaagaggGTGGGGTGAGTAAGAGGAAAGGCTCGGTTTGTTTGTCGagtgatgaagatgaagatgaggaTGCGGAGGATAAGTtggaagaagaggaagagggtTTAAAGGTTTACTTTTGTAGTAGAACACATTCACAGCTTTCTCAGTTTATTAGAGAGCTGAGAAAGACTGTGTTTGGTTCTGAGTTGAAGGTTGTGTCTTTGGCCTCTAGAAAGAATCTTTGCATTAATCAAG AGGTGTTGAAACACGAAAGCGCCACCAGCATCAATGAACGTTGTTTAGAGctgcaaaagagcaagaaaaaTGGAGGTTATAGGATGAAG AAGCTTGAACCTGGGGGAAAGACACGAAAGAAAAAAGCTTTGGCAGGCTGTCCAATGCTCAGAAAACAAAAACTGCTAAAAGATTTTTTGAGTGATGTCTCTGAACACGAGGCTTTAGATATTGAAGATCTTGTTGATCTTGGTACCAAATTAGGAACTTGTCCATATTATGGCTCAAGACGAATGGTTCCGACAGCTGATCTTGTTGTACTTCCCTATCAGTCTCTGTTATCAAAATCATCTCGTGAATCCCTTGGTTTAAATTTGAAGAACAATATCATTATAATTGACGAGGCTCACAATTTAGCTGATTCCCTTATTCATATGTATGATGCTAAGATAACTTTCTCACAG TTGGAAAATGTGCATCAATGCTTGGAGAATTACCTTGATAAATTCCGTAGCCGTTTGGGGCCTGGAAACAGGCGATATATTCAAACATTGATGGTCCTTACTCGAGCTTTTATGCAATCTATTTTTGACAAGAATGAAGCAAGTGACAATGCAACTTGCAATGCCTTTGACACTTCTACGCAAGAAGTTCCAAGCGAATCATCGATGACAATAaatgattttttgttttctttgaatatTGACAACATCAATTTCGTTAAACTGATAAGTTATGTAAAGGAAAGCAGGATCATTCACAAG GTTAGTGGATATGGAGATAAGCTTTCATGTTCTGATGTCTTTAAAAGTAAGGATGGGGGAAGTACCTTATCTGGATTTCGGGCATTGCTTGATGTCTTATCATCATTGACAAACAAAAATGTTGATGGGAGGATTATAGTCTCAAAGATGAGATCGGAAGTATTAAGCGAGCAAGGTGGATTCATCAAATATGTTATGCTCACTGGTGAAAAGATTTTCTCCGAG ATTGCAAATCAAGCTCATGCAGTTGTCTTGGCTGGAGGAACTCTACAACCTATAGACGAGACAAGGGAGAGACTCTTTCCCTGGCTTCCATCTGATAATTTGCATTTCTTTTCATGTGGTCATATCATCCCTCGTGAGAGTATTCTACCCATTGCTGTATCAAGTGGGCCATCCGGCATGTCATTTGATTTTAGCTATTCATCCAGAAGCCTCTCGAAAATG ATCGAGGAGCTTGGTCTTCTTTTTAGCAATTTGGTGACCATAGTTCCTGAAGGTATAGTTGTATTCTTTTCTTCATTTGACTATGAGGACAAGGTCTACGAGGCATGGAGAACATGCGGAATTCTACAGAGAATTACAAGAAAGAAGCGTCTGTTCAGAGAACCTCGAAGCATTTCTGATGTTGAGGTTGTTCTGAAGGATTACAAGGATACAATTCACAAGCTATCTAATATAACCCCAAACGAACGCCAAACATCACAAAACGGTGCAATATTGTTGGCTGTAGTTGGCGGAAAGATATCCGAAGGCATCAATTTTAGTGATGGCTTGGGCAGATGTATAGTAATGGTCGGGCTTCCCTACCCTAGCCCATCCGATATTGAGTTGATCGAAAGAATCAAGCATATGGAAGGCATCACCGACACATTGCAAGTCCCAAATCATGACGTATACAACGAAGGTAATCGTCTAGCTGGTTTCGACATCCTAAGACGCTGCAAGCGAAGAGGCAAAGAGTACTACGAAAATCTTTGTATGAAAGCCGTGAATCAGTCAATCG GTAGATCAATTCGTCACATAAACGATTATGCTGCTATTTTATTAGTTGATTCACGGTATGCATCTGACCCTTCAAAGCGAGGCTATTCACACCCGGCCAACAAATTACCGCAGTGGATACAAGACCGTCTTATTTCTTCTACTTCCAGCTATGGTGAAGTTCACAGACTG GTTTAG
- the LOC130806253 gene encoding uncharacterized protein LOC130806253 isoform X1 codes for MGLEANDEQWKQKFPAFPYKPYNIQLDFMNSLYQFLDRGGISMLESPTGTGKTLSIICSALQWLIDQKKKRKSTSGNQCPSDDEPDWMREFAVKKENPSQEKKKIGIRSKKFTETKHRTVGVCDLFGNESEIGNRCERNEKTGTFEGTNDCVLDDDDEFLVQEYESEQEDEEGGVSKRKGSVCLSSDEDEDEDAEDKLEEEEEGLKVYFCSRTHSQLSQFIRELRKTVFGSELKVVSLASRKNLCINQEVLKHESATSINERCLELQKSKKNGGYRMKKLEPGGKTRKKKALAGCPMLRKQKLLKDFLSDVSEHEALDIEDLVDLGTKLGTCPYYGSRRMVPTADLVVLPYQSLLSKSSRESLGLNLKNNIIIIDEAHNLADSLIHMYDAKITFSQLENVHQCLENYLDKFRSRLGPGNRRYIQTLMVLTRAFMQSIFDKNEASDNATCNAFDTSTQEVPSESSMTINDFLFSLNIDNINFVKLISYVKESRIIHKVSGYGDKLSCSDVFKSKDGGSTLSGFRALLDVLSSLTNKNVDGRIIVSKMRSEVLSEQGGFIKYVMLTGEKIFSEIANQAHAVVLAGGTLQPIDETRERLFPWLPSDNLHFFSCGHIIPRESILPIAVSSGPSGMSFDFSYSSRSLSKMIEELGLLFSNLVTIVPEGIVVFFSSFDYEDKVYEAWRTCGILQRITRKKRLFREPRSISDVEVVLKDYKDTIHKLSNITPNERQTSQNGAILLAVVGGKISEGINFSDGLGRCIVMVGLPYPSPSDIELIERIKHMEGITDTLQVPNHDVYNEGNRLAGFDILRRCKRRGKEYYENLCMKAVNQSIGRSIRHINDYAAILLVDSRYASDPSKRGYSHPANKLPQWIQDRLISSTSSYGEVHRLVHQFFKHKKYKFS; via the exons ATGGGGTTAGAAGCTAACGATGAACAATGGAAGCAGAAATTCCCAGCATTTCCATACAAACCGTACAACATTCAGCTCGATTTCATGAACTCCCTTTATCAATTTCTTGATCGAGGCGGGATTTCCATGCTTGAAAGCCCCACTG GTACTGGGAAAACATTAAGCATCATTTGCAGTGCATTGCAGTGGCTCATTGATCAGAAGAAAAAACGAAAGTCTACTTCAGGAAATCAATGCCCATCTGATGATGAACCTGATTGGATGCGAGAATTTGCGGTAAAGAAAGAAAACCCTAGTCAGGAAAAGAAGAAAATTGGGATTCGGTCAAAGAAGTTCACTGAGACAAAACATCGAACAGTTGGCGTGTGTGATTTGTTTGGCAATGAGAGTGAAATTGGGAACCGTTGTGAGAGAAACGAGAAGACGGGTACTTTCGAGGGGACTAACGACTGTGTATTGGACGATGATGATGAGTTTTTAGTACAAGAGTATGAGAGTgaacaagaagatgaagaggGTGGGGTGAGTAAGAGGAAAGGCTCGGTTTGTTTGTCGagtgatgaagatgaagatgaggaTGCGGAGGATAAGTtggaagaagaggaagagggtTTAAAGGTTTACTTTTGTAGTAGAACACATTCACAGCTTTCTCAGTTTATTAGAGAGCTGAGAAAGACTGTGTTTGGTTCTGAGTTGAAGGTTGTGTCTTTGGCCTCTAGAAAGAATCTTTGCATTAATCAAG AGGTGTTGAAACACGAAAGCGCCACCAGCATCAATGAACGTTGTTTAGAGctgcaaaagagcaagaaaaaTGGAGGTTATAGGATGAAG AAGCTTGAACCTGGGGGAAAGACACGAAAGAAAAAAGCTTTGGCAGGCTGTCCAATGCTCAGAAAACAAAAACTGCTAAAAGATTTTTTGAGTGATGTCTCTGAACACGAGGCTTTAGATATTGAAGATCTTGTTGATCTTGGTACCAAATTAGGAACTTGTCCATATTATGGCTCAAGACGAATGGTTCCGACAGCTGATCTTGTTGTACTTCCCTATCAGTCTCTGTTATCAAAATCATCTCGTGAATCCCTTGGTTTAAATTTGAAGAACAATATCATTATAATTGACGAGGCTCACAATTTAGCTGATTCCCTTATTCATATGTATGATGCTAAGATAACTTTCTCACAG TTGGAAAATGTGCATCAATGCTTGGAGAATTACCTTGATAAATTCCGTAGCCGTTTGGGGCCTGGAAACAGGCGATATATTCAAACATTGATGGTCCTTACTCGAGCTTTTATGCAATCTATTTTTGACAAGAATGAAGCAAGTGACAATGCAACTTGCAATGCCTTTGACACTTCTACGCAAGAAGTTCCAAGCGAATCATCGATGACAATAaatgattttttgttttctttgaatatTGACAACATCAATTTCGTTAAACTGATAAGTTATGTAAAGGAAAGCAGGATCATTCACAAG GTTAGTGGATATGGAGATAAGCTTTCATGTTCTGATGTCTTTAAAAGTAAGGATGGGGGAAGTACCTTATCTGGATTTCGGGCATTGCTTGATGTCTTATCATCATTGACAAACAAAAATGTTGATGGGAGGATTATAGTCTCAAAGATGAGATCGGAAGTATTAAGCGAGCAAGGTGGATTCATCAAATATGTTATGCTCACTGGTGAAAAGATTTTCTCCGAG ATTGCAAATCAAGCTCATGCAGTTGTCTTGGCTGGAGGAACTCTACAACCTATAGACGAGACAAGGGAGAGACTCTTTCCCTGGCTTCCATCTGATAATTTGCATTTCTTTTCATGTGGTCATATCATCCCTCGTGAGAGTATTCTACCCATTGCTGTATCAAGTGGGCCATCCGGCATGTCATTTGATTTTAGCTATTCATCCAGAAGCCTCTCGAAAATG ATCGAGGAGCTTGGTCTTCTTTTTAGCAATTTGGTGACCATAGTTCCTGAAGGTATAGTTGTATTCTTTTCTTCATTTGACTATGAGGACAAGGTCTACGAGGCATGGAGAACATGCGGAATTCTACAGAGAATTACAAGAAAGAAGCGTCTGTTCAGAGAACCTCGAAGCATTTCTGATGTTGAGGTTGTTCTGAAGGATTACAAGGATACAATTCACAAGCTATCTAATATAACCCCAAACGAACGCCAAACATCACAAAACGGTGCAATATTGTTGGCTGTAGTTGGCGGAAAGATATCCGAAGGCATCAATTTTAGTGATGGCTTGGGCAGATGTATAGTAATGGTCGGGCTTCCCTACCCTAGCCCATCCGATATTGAGTTGATCGAAAGAATCAAGCATATGGAAGGCATCACCGACACATTGCAAGTCCCAAATCATGACGTATACAACGAAGGTAATCGTCTAGCTGGTTTCGACATCCTAAGACGCTGCAAGCGAAGAGGCAAAGAGTACTACGAAAATCTTTGTATGAAAGCCGTGAATCAGTCAATCG GTAGATCAATTCGTCACATAAACGATTATGCTGCTATTTTATTAGTTGATTCACGGTATGCATCTGACCCTTCAAAGCGAGGCTATTCACACCCGGCCAACAAATTACCGCAGTGGATACAAGACCGTCTTATTTCTTCTACTTCCAGCTATGGTGAAGTTCACAGACTGGTACATCAATTCTTTAAgcataagaaatataaatttagttga
- the LOC130806254 gene encoding uncharacterized protein LOC130806254: MKEKKQEQTLIKTMQKTKKIFLKTLQNLKTFLFRTYETIPKTLSLNPLCCTNITQRNHHLDHIYPESSKSHQSPLSDHIHIQDNAKPITKIHTVQSVKNAVLPRKNQQSDSDTGVYLLEQQMKDLEMMDVGDVDHVLDVKEALHCYSLLTSPVYVEMVNKFFMDMYTDFNSVPQPAISKCSSSRRLHPLSRQPSARISSSRRLGHLTPQPSIRVSSSSRRLGSFTLCLE; encoded by the coding sequence atgaaagaaaaaaaacaagaacaaaCCTTAATCAAAACTAtgcaaaaaaccaaaaaaatcttCCTAAAAACCCTGCAAAACCTGAAAACTTTCCTCTTTAGAACCTATGAAACTATACCCAAAACACTATCCTTAAACCCATTATGTTGCACCAACATCACCCAAAGAAATCATCATCTTGATCACATTTACCCTGAATCCTCAAAATCCCACCAATCCCCACTTTCtgatcatattcatattcaagACAATGCTAAGCCAATCACCAAAATACATACCGTTCAATCTGTGAAAAATGCGGTACTGCCAAGAAAAAACCAGCAATCAGACAGTGACACGGGTGTGTACTTGCTCGAGCAACAAATGAAAGACTTAGAGATGATGGATGTAGGCGATGTCGATCATGTATTGGATGTTAAAGAAGCTCTTCATTGTTACTCGCTTCTTACGAGTCCTGTTTATGTCGAAATGGTGAATAAGTTCTTCATGGACATGTACACTGATTTCAATAGTGTGCCACAACCTGCTATCAGCAAATGCTCGTCTAGCAGACGACTTCATCCTTTGTCACGACAACCTTCTGCTAGAATTAGCTCTTCTAGAAGACTTGGACACTTGACACCACAACCTTCTATCAGGGTAAGCTCTTCGAGTAGGAGGCTCGGGTCCTTTACACTTTGTTTGGAATGA